DNA from Artemia franciscana chromosome 8, ASM3288406v1, whole genome shotgun sequence:
TTCTTAGAACTGGCAAGAGGAATGCATCCTCTCTGGAGTTTGATGAAAGTCGTGATGCTTTGGGGCAGAGTGAATCCAAATATCAATATCGCCCACTTCAAATTCTTCAAATAGAAACTGAAACGGAAGTAGAGGCTAAGATgacgaagaaaaataagaaaatgcaTAGTAAAGGCAAAAATGAAATGCAGAAAACTTAATCGAAGagatttttcactaaaaaaatccCGAATTTTGTGATTTACGAAATAAATTTGGTTTCTAATAAAACTGAGCTTGTCTGACCCATGCTGGCTGTAACAAAACTAAACttgtctgagagggcgagggttcgaatcctagtgtacccaattatttagtttgggacaggggtcagtggtgtgactctgtaagctcagccagagtcgactcagctctaaatggatacctgcagaaatttggggaaggtaaacaggaagggtgtgcaaaaacACTGGATGGTTGGCTCCCAatcccccattgtacttcctggctgatgGTTCAAggaacggagatcagcaccgccggtagggactgtaaagtctaccgccgtaattttaccttttttgaaataaaactgtAACAAAGGCTGTGTTTAAAATTTGTAGGTTTCTGTAAGATTGATTTATACAACGTAATTTGGGCTAGTTTTTGAGAGTTGTGAGCCGATTTAgccaaaattagttttaattttttgtgcgCAGAGGTCGAAATGGTCGTGAAACGTCATTTCCATATGTCAAAggcttattctttttaattgctaTAATACAACTTTTAGGAATAGATTTAGAATATAAACTACATTCGGGGAAATCTTTTGAAGTATTCAACTTTATCGTTTCCACTCCAAAAGGCACTGGCTTTCTATaatgaaattagtaaaattaaaagtagaaAAGTTCTAAAAGTGAAACTGTCAGtcataaataaagtaaaagtcctgtggtggtgcagtgggtttgaccttagcttggtaatacgggacccagagatcgaatcatgctgcagtaatgcactgcagggccgacgcagggaccttagttgtcaagaagcgtcgttaatctgatacaatacaaataaagtaaaacaatGGTTTAATTCTCTGAATTGCTTCCCTGTCCATCATACTGTTTACCCTATTTACTCCATTTATATTATTTAGCCTCCAATGACAACTCACTTTTTCTGAACTTGAGAAAGGTTCTCCGGAGAGAGAAATTCGGTTGAAATGAAGAAGCGATTCgttaatgaatttttatcttTCGATTGCTTTGAATGCCCAGAAATAGTGTTGCTTTTTTGCTTTGCTTCCTTCTCAGGCTGAGAAACCCGTATGGTTATAGGATTCGGCATAATTGAGGCTTTTGATACCCTTGCtgaaaacctaaaattttggattttatgTGGCCTTTTTCGCAATACAGCTCATTTTTTTATCGTGGTTGTGGCGTCAGGCACAACCTTGGCACAACTCTTACCCGTagtgattaaaattttaaaacacgtTGCGAAAAAGAAACTGTCAGGTAAGGAAGACATTCTATTTGAAGcagattcaggaatggtaactctTACTTCGGCTTAACTTATAGGTAGGTTTTTGGAAAATTACCTGAAACCCCTCAAACATGGCGTTGAATTGAAATAAAGATTGCATCATTGGAATTATCGTacctaaaaacttcatattgaGAAAACCCTAGCTGCGTCTCCAAACTCAAAGCCCTAGCTCTGCCCCtggttcgtggtaatgaactgtaagttgGGAGCGACTCGGTTCAAAAGTCatcgaaactccaaaaaactgAATTAATGGAAGTggtgagaaattaaataaaaaataaataatccctgccattaatcccccccccttattaggattgtataaaaattttgttagttcatttgttatcCGTCCATGATAACAAATGAACAGATATCATCtgttatccgtccatgcgtcattgctAGGCAGTAGAATCAAGGTAGATAGTCAAAGCTAAGATAGTAATTACACAGGGGAAGGATGGGAAATCCGAGCAAAATATGGAAGTGgtgagaaactaaataaaaaataaataatccctggcattaatccccccccccttattaggattgtataaaaatgttgttagttcatttgttgatagatatgtctatctgttatccgtccatgcgtcattgctAGCCAGTAGatccaaggtagatagtcaaaAAGCTAAGATAGTAATTACACTGGGGAAGGATGGGAAATCCGAGCAAAATATGAAAGTggtgagaaattaaataaaaaaataaataatccctGGCATTAATCCCCTCCTTATTaggattttataaaaatgttgttagttcatttgttaatagatatatctatctattatccgtccatgagCCATtgatagggcactagaaccaaGTTAGATAGTcaaagagctaagatagtgatagaacctgtagttttccaagtgtttggttaatttCGCACGGGATAGCATCGGGAGTAagtgtgcctctcttattggaccaatatttgtttgttatcttttagtaATTCACGCCTGCCTCAGgcagtctcaggcaggttgaccaagaatttaaaattgacctaggaccattagattgcctggaataAGATTTAAACGAGGGACGCCTGCcaatggtcttaggcaggttgaaccaagaatttagaattgacagAGGACCGTTAATTTGCCTAGAATGAGAGGAAAACAAGCGTCTAAAGTCAAAATTGGGCGATTCTGTAATGAGTGGCAGGCAAGGCCATTGATTCAATTTAACAAATTAGACATTTGCACtaatgaaaaagttatttaatgTTAGTTGAACAACAAGTTGACTGAAATTGCAAGGGGAATAAGCGTCCaaagcctacaagggcctcctatCTGCCTCGAATGTTGTGCAAGTGACCCAAGTTATTAGCTAAGACATAACTATaaccaaacatcaaattttagtgtaaagagtgagagtTGATGATGgggcagcccctcccccctcatatacggaataacctctgtttaatttaagttttaatcttgctatttacatttagttgaaaaaaacgtttttttttttatttaatttctcactcttttcatattttgccCGAATTTCCCATCTTTCCCCAGTGTAATTACTATCTTAGCTCtttgactatctaccttggttctactgccctagcaatgatgCATAGACGAATAAtaaatagacatatctattaataaatgaactaacaatatttttatacaatcctaatataGGGAGGGGGCATTAATGGCAGGTTTGCTTCttactcaattggactatctgtcttggctgtttttacaattagccatgacttgatgcccacaactatcaaacagttcgtggtaacgaaattgtagtaaggagcgacctggctcaatagtaaccaaaactctgaaaaacggaatttttataacaatagttacattaaaagaatcgaattttcatgctgattttaaatacataagtttcattaagtttagacttacccatcaaaagttaagagcctgcgaaaatttgccttattttagaaaataggggaaaacaccccctaaaaatcatagaatcttaatacaaatcacaccatcagattcagcgtatcagagaaccctattgtagaagtttcaagctcctatctacaaaaatgtggaattttgtatattttggtagaaggcagatcacggatgcgtgtttatttgtatttttgttttttgttttttccccaggggtgatcgtatcgacccagtggtcctagaatcttgcaagagggctcattctaatgcaaatgaaaagttctagtgccctttttcagtgaccaaaaaattggagggcacctaggccccctcccacgctacttattttcccaaagtcaccggatcaaaattctgaaatttccattctattcagcgtagtcgaaaaaccttataactatgtctttggggacgacttactcccccaaattccccgtgggaggggctacaagttacaaactttgaccagtttgtTACTTGTAGGTTGTAACTTGTACGTTTGTAACCattaacatataataatggttatttgtaagtgtacagacgttttcagggggattttttggttgggggggggggggggttgaaaagatggggttatgttaggggaactttcattggaggaatttatcatgggggaagaaaatttccatgaagggagcgcaggattttctagcattatttaaaaaaaaacaatgaaaacataaatataaaaaagttttttctactgaaagtgaggagcagcattaaaatttaaaacgagcagaaattattacgcatatgagggctttacctcctcgtaatacctcgctcttcacgctaaagaatttttagtaatttcaactatttattctacggccattgttattcaagggtcattctttaggaattgggacagaatttaagcttcagtgtaaaaagcgaggtatcgacgaagggcaaactccctcatatacgccataaaacatacgaatatagaagtttgttacgtaagttaattcgtaaattacgtatatttttcactaatgaaaatgttcgtaaaaaaattaaaagttctagttgcctttttaagtaatcaaaaaattggtgggcaactaggcttcctccctctctccttttttctcaaaatcttccgatttaaactatgagaaagccatttagccaaaaaaaaaataatatgcaaattttgttttaattatttatgtgtggagagccaagatcaaaacatgcattaattcaaaaacgtccagaaattaaaaaaaaaagaagtttttttttaaatgaaagtaaggagtgatattaaaacttaaaacgaacagaaattaatccgtatatgaaaggggctttccctcctcaacggcccgctctttacgctaaagttttttaccgttttaagaagtagagttaagagaatgagtcaaactttagcgtaaagagcgggccgttgaggaggaaaagtccctttcatatacggattaatttctgttcgttttaagttttaatatcactccttactttcatttaaaaaaacttgtttttttgtttaattccatTTTAGTTCAAACTAGTTTCCTAGTTGAGTCAGTGGTTTCCATGTTTCAGTGGCTGCAATGAATCGTTTCTGTGACAGCAATTTTCCTGAATCCGGTATTCGTTTAAAAAAGTCATATCTGTGTGAATTATGGGTTATGCTTATGTATTGGTTGGACAAAATAGGCCCTTGCCCAACTTTGTTCTATCTTGGTGGTTAGCATTGATAAAAC
Protein-coding regions in this window:
- the LOC136030568 gene encoding uncharacterized protein LOC136030568 isoform X2, with amino-acid sequence MSKTLNLNRCSCLGLKTEVKHPDNVLHQLYKEILKSLNVEDKSEQMEPIQDVLRTGKRNASSLEFDESRDALGQSESKYQYRPLQILQIETETEVEAKMTKKNKKMHSKGKNEMQKT